The Mycolicibacterium hassiacum DSM 44199 genome includes a window with the following:
- a CDS encoding Zn-ribbon domain-containing OB-fold protein — translation MTSFERPMPVKTPTTAPFWDALAEHRIVIQYSPSSGEYVFYPRVRAPRTLADDLEWREISGMGTLYSYTVARRPVSPHFADAVPQILAIVQWDEGPRFSTELVNVDPAELKVGMRVRPVFCDHPEHNVTMLRYEPAS, via the coding sequence ATGACGAGTTTCGAGCGACCGATGCCGGTCAAAACGCCCACCACCGCGCCGTTCTGGGACGCGCTGGCCGAGCACCGCATTGTCATCCAGTACAGCCCGTCGTCGGGTGAGTATGTGTTCTATCCCCGGGTCCGGGCGCCGCGCACGCTCGCCGATGATCTGGAGTGGCGCGAGATCTCGGGCATGGGCACGCTGTACTCCTACACCGTCGCCCGCCGGCCGGTCAGTCCGCACTTCGCCGACGCGGTGCCGCAGATCCTGGCGATCGTGCAGTGGGACGAAGGGCCCCGCTTCTCCACCGAACTGGTCAACGTCGATCCGGCCGAACTGAAGGTCGGCATGCGGGTCCGCCCGGTGTTCTGCGATCACCCCGAGCACAACGTGACCATGTTGCGTTACGAACCCGCCTCCTGA
- a CDS encoding aldehyde dehydrogenase, whose product MRHHELFIGGTWRRPTGAATIEVVSPHTEEPIAQVAAATPDDVDAAVAAARMAFDEGPWPRLAPAERVAAIRRLTDRYGERTAEMAEVITAELGAPISFAQRAQVGLPALMMGAFCDLADAFPWTELRRGRYGADIRIRREPVGVVAAVVPWNMPQFLIVTKLVPALLAGCTVVVKPAAESPLDALLLAEMLGELDLPPGVVSVLPGDGTAGGHLVAHPGIDKVSFTGSTATGKAVAAACATRLCRVSLELGGKSAAIVLDDADPQQVAAAVRSASLSNSGQICNALTRVLVPASRADDFVDALVTELESIVVGDPTDPATQMGPLVSRRQRQRVLAYIESGLDEGARLATGGVGMPDGLSRGWYVRPTLFVGDNSMTIAREEIFGPVLTVIPYADEDEALRIANDSDYGLAGSVFTADTDRGLAVAERIRTGTFGVNQGYTMDPFAPFGGVKASGYGRELGTEGIEGYTETKSIAVAGP is encoded by the coding sequence GTGCGCCACCACGAGTTGTTCATCGGCGGCACCTGGCGGCGGCCCACCGGCGCCGCCACGATCGAGGTGGTCAGCCCGCATACCGAGGAGCCGATCGCGCAGGTCGCCGCGGCCACCCCGGATGACGTCGACGCCGCGGTGGCGGCCGCCCGGATGGCCTTCGACGAGGGACCGTGGCCACGGCTGGCGCCGGCCGAGCGGGTCGCGGCGATCCGCCGACTGACCGACCGCTACGGCGAGCGCACCGCCGAGATGGCCGAGGTGATCACCGCGGAACTGGGCGCACCGATCAGCTTCGCGCAGCGCGCGCAGGTCGGGCTGCCGGCGCTGATGATGGGCGCGTTCTGCGACCTCGCCGACGCCTTCCCCTGGACCGAGCTGCGCCGGGGCCGCTACGGTGCCGACATCCGAATCCGCCGCGAACCCGTCGGCGTCGTCGCCGCGGTGGTGCCGTGGAACATGCCGCAGTTCCTGATCGTCACCAAGCTCGTACCCGCACTGCTGGCCGGGTGCACGGTGGTGGTCAAACCGGCCGCCGAATCCCCGCTCGACGCACTGCTGCTCGCCGAGATGCTCGGCGAGCTCGACCTGCCGCCGGGGGTGGTCAGTGTGCTGCCGGGCGACGGCACCGCCGGCGGGCACCTGGTCGCCCATCCGGGGATCGACAAGGTGTCGTTCACCGGGTCCACCGCGACGGGCAAGGCGGTCGCCGCCGCGTGTGCCACCCGGCTGTGCCGGGTCAGCCTGGAGCTGGGCGGCAAGTCGGCGGCGATCGTGCTCGACGACGCCGACCCGCAGCAGGTGGCCGCCGCGGTGCGCTCGGCGAGCCTGTCCAACAGCGGGCAGATCTGCAACGCGCTGACCCGGGTGCTGGTACCCGCTTCGCGGGCAGACGATTTCGTCGACGCCCTGGTCACCGAGCTGGAGTCGATCGTGGTGGGCGACCCCACCGACCCGGCCACCCAGATGGGCCCGCTGGTCTCGCGCCGGCAGCGGCAACGGGTACTCGCCTACATCGAGTCCGGACTCGACGAGGGTGCGCGGCTGGCCACCGGTGGGGTGGGGATGCCCGACGGGCTGAGCCGCGGATGGTATGTGCGGCCGACGCTGTTCGTCGGCGACAACTCGATGACCATCGCCCGGGAGGAGATCTTCGGCCCGGTCCTGACGGTCATTCCGTACGCCGACGAGGACGAGGCGCTGCGCATCGCCAACGACTCGGACTACGGGCTGGCCGGCTCGGTGTTCACCGCCGACACCGACCGTGGCCTGGCCGTCGCCGAGCGCATCCGCACCGGCACGTTCGGCGTGAATCAGGGCTACACCATGGATCCGTTCGCTCCGTTCGGCGGAGTCAAGGCCAGCGGATACGGCCGCGAACTCGGCACCGAGGGGATCGAGGGCTACACCGAAACCAAGTCGATCGCGGTCGCCGGCCCCTAG
- a CDS encoding TetR/AcrR family transcriptional regulator: protein MSNPNPPRRRSERARVAIVTATRQLLLERGFDGLSIEAVAARAGVGKQTIYRWWPSRPALVADVLLEDADGILRPVDDTDDLAADLIRWATRLAAALTTERGNAMLRILTVAGLEHPDVQARLYQAFSVPLHKSVRSRLTADDYDTATAEAAADAVVGGIVYGILNEGRAFRRSRAEAIVRTVLTGLGKR from the coding sequence GTGTCGAATCCGAATCCCCCGCGCCGCCGCAGCGAGCGGGCCCGGGTCGCGATCGTGACCGCGACCCGGCAGTTGTTGCTGGAGCGCGGTTTCGACGGGTTGAGCATCGAGGCGGTCGCGGCTCGGGCCGGTGTCGGCAAACAGACCATCTACCGCTGGTGGCCGAGCCGACCCGCCCTGGTCGCAGACGTGCTGCTCGAGGACGCCGACGGGATCCTGCGACCGGTGGACGACACCGACGACCTCGCCGCCGACCTGATCCGGTGGGCGACGCGCCTCGCCGCCGCGTTGACCACCGAACGCGGCAACGCGATGCTGCGCATCCTGACCGTCGCCGGCCTCGAGCATCCCGACGTCCAGGCGCGGCTGTATCAGGCGTTCAGCGTGCCGCTGCACAAAAGCGTGCGGTCCAGGCTGACCGCCGACGACTACGACACCGCGACCGCCGAGGCCGCCGCCGACGCCGTAGTGGGCGGCATCGTGTACGGAATCCTCAACGAGGGAAGGGCTTTCCGCCGCAGCCGCGCCGAGGCGATCGTCCGCACCGTGCTCACCGGTCTCGGAAAGCGGTAG
- a CDS encoding ferredoxin--NADP reductase, giving the protein MFDDFAPLRIREVVHETSDAVSLVLDVPPDQAERFRYRAGQFLTLQVDLDGRRHRRCYSMSSAPHTGKLQITVKRDPGGLVSNWLNDTAAIGGLLYAAPPQGRFVLGESERDIVAFAAGSGITPVFSLVDAALAESARNVRLFYANRSRQSVIFARALAELADRHPDRLTLTHHFDEVSGVVDPAVVESFLDSGRDRFDADYYICGPGPFMDLVEKSVLAAGVPPARLHLERFEAPPGDTGDAATTSAATQEVVIELDRRTTTVRYRAGDTILQCVRTAGLRAPYSCEIGSCGTCIARIVEGSARMVNNDVLDDDEVAAGYVVTCQALPTSPTVRVVYE; this is encoded by the coding sequence ATGTTCGACGACTTCGCACCGCTGCGGATCCGGGAAGTGGTGCACGAAACCAGCGATGCGGTGTCGCTGGTGCTCGACGTGCCGCCAGACCAGGCGGAGCGATTCCGGTACCGGGCGGGCCAGTTCCTGACCCTGCAGGTCGACCTCGACGGTCGCCGGCACCGGCGCTGCTATTCGATGTCGTCGGCGCCGCACACCGGAAAGCTGCAGATCACCGTCAAACGCGACCCCGGTGGGCTGGTGTCGAACTGGCTGAACGACACCGCCGCGATCGGCGGGCTTCTGTACGCCGCCCCGCCCCAGGGCCGGTTCGTGCTCGGCGAGTCCGAGCGTGACATCGTCGCGTTCGCCGCCGGCAGCGGGATCACGCCGGTGTTCTCGCTGGTCGATGCCGCGCTCGCCGAGAGCGCGCGCAACGTGCGGTTGTTCTACGCCAACCGCAGCCGGCAGTCGGTGATCTTCGCCCGCGCGCTGGCCGAACTGGCCGACCGCCACCCCGACCGGCTGACGCTCACCCACCATTTCGACGAGGTGTCGGGGGTTGTCGATCCCGCCGTCGTGGAGTCGTTCCTCGACTCCGGCCGGGACCGCTTCGACGCCGACTACTACATCTGCGGTCCCGGCCCGTTCATGGATCTTGTCGAGAAGTCGGTGCTGGCGGCCGGGGTTCCGCCCGCGCGACTGCATCTGGAGCGGTTCGAGGCGCCGCCGGGCGACACCGGCGATGCCGCCACCACGTCCGCTGCCACTCAGGAGGTCGTCATCGAGCTGGACCGGCGCACCACCACGGTGCGCTACCGCGCCGGCGACACCATCCTGCAGTGCGTGCGAACGGCAGGCCTGCGAGCCCCGTACTCCTGCGAAATCGGTTCCTGCGGAACATGTATCGCACGAATCGTGGAGGGCAGCGCCCGAATGGTCAACAACGACGTGCTCGACGACGACGAGGTCGCGGCCGGCTACGTGGTGACCTGCCAGGCGTTGCCGACGAGCCCGACGGTGCGCGTGGTCTACGAGTAG
- a CDS encoding aromatic ring-hydroxylating oxygenase subunit alpha, with amino-acid sequence MGKWPKPPEGSWTEHYPELGTGPISFRDSISPEFYELEREAVFKRAWLNVGRVEDVPRVGSYLTKDIAAARASVIVVRGKDEQIRGFYNICRHRGNKLVWNDFPNEEVSGTCRQFTCKYHGWRYGLSGELTFVQQAGEFFDLDPSRHGLKPVNCDVWNGFIFINFDPEPRWSLREFLGPMITALDDYPFELMTERYEFEAHNNSNWKIFADAFQEYYHVPALHSQQVPSAVRRPNATFECGHFQIDGPHRLVSTAGTRRWLLPPEHMYPVERATRSGLVGPWRTPETHFSAGLNPGGIEPWGITNFQIFPNLEILIYHGWYLLYRYWPTSYNTHKFEAYTAFHPARTVRERIEHEVASVVLKEFALQDAGMLGGTQEALEYGLDEPIVDEFPLSDQEILVRHLHKVVVDWVEQYRAERRAEPRSERKPVGV; translated from the coding sequence ATGGGGAAGTGGCCTAAGCCCCCGGAGGGCAGCTGGACCGAGCATTACCCCGAGCTCGGCACCGGGCCCATCTCGTTCCGCGACTCGATCTCCCCGGAGTTCTACGAGCTGGAGCGCGAGGCGGTGTTCAAGCGGGCCTGGCTCAACGTCGGCCGGGTGGAGGACGTGCCGCGGGTCGGCAGCTACCTCACCAAGGACATCGCCGCGGCCCGGGCGTCGGTGATCGTGGTCCGGGGCAAGGACGAGCAGATCCGCGGCTTCTACAACATCTGCCGGCACCGCGGTAACAAGTTGGTGTGGAACGACTTCCCCAACGAGGAGGTGTCCGGCACCTGCCGTCAGTTCACCTGCAAGTATCACGGCTGGCGCTACGGCCTGTCCGGTGAGTTGACCTTCGTGCAGCAGGCCGGCGAGTTCTTCGATCTGGACCCGTCGCGACACGGCCTCAAGCCGGTCAACTGCGATGTGTGGAACGGGTTCATCTTCATCAACTTCGACCCCGAGCCGCGGTGGAGTCTGCGCGAGTTCCTGGGCCCGATGATCACCGCGCTCGACGACTACCCGTTCGAGCTGATGACCGAGCGCTACGAGTTCGAGGCGCACAACAACAGCAACTGGAAGATCTTCGCCGACGCGTTCCAGGAGTACTACCACGTACCGGCGCTGCATTCGCAGCAGGTGCCGAGCGCGGTGCGCCGGCCCAACGCCACCTTCGAATGCGGTCACTTCCAGATCGACGGCCCGCACCGGCTGGTCTCCACCGCGGGCACCCGGCGCTGGCTGCTGCCGCCGGAGCACATGTATCCGGTGGAACGTGCCACCCGCAGCGGGCTGGTCGGCCCGTGGCGCACGCCCGAGACCCACTTCTCGGCCGGACTGAACCCCGGCGGGATCGAACCGTGGGGTATCACGAACTTCCAGATCTTCCCCAACCTGGAGATCCTCATCTACCACGGCTGGTACCTGCTCTACCGCTACTGGCCGACGTCGTACAACACCCACAAGTTCGAGGCCTACACCGCGTTCCATCCCGCCCGCACCGTGCGCGAGCGTATCGAGCACGAGGTGGCGTCGGTGGTGCTCAAGGAGTTCGCGCTGCAGGACGCCGGGATGCTCGGCGGCACCCAGGAGGCGCTCGAGTACGGCCTCGACGAACCGATCGTCGACGAGTTCCCGCTCAGCGATCAGGAGATCCTGGTGCGCCATCTGCACAAGGTGGTCGTCGACTGGGTCGAGCAGTACCGGGCCGAACGCCGAGCCGAACCTCGGTCCGAGCGCAAACCGGTGGGGGTGTGA
- a CDS encoding aromatic ring-hydroxylating oxygenase subunit alpha, giving the protein MARFPKPPEGSWTQHYPDLGTEPVSYEDCANPEFYELERKAIFRRAWLNVGRVEQLPRKGSYFTKELKVVNTSIIVVRNNAGEVKAFHNICRHRGNKLVWNELPQEETSGFCKQFTCKYHAWRYGLDGNLTFVQQEEEFFDLDKSRYGLVPVHCDVWEGFIFVNFAREPEQSLREFLGPMITALEGYPFGKLTSRWYYRSEVKANWKLYMDAFQEFYHAPILHANQTPTKFAKAAAEAGFEAPHYRIDGPHRLVSTSGVRNWELDSESRKRVEEICRSGLFGPWDQPDLGPMPDGVNPAKCDPWGLDSFQLFPNFTILIWSQGWYLTYHYWPTSYNSHIFEGTLYFAPPRSPRERIAQELAAATFKEYALQDANTLEATQSMIESGVIDDFLLCDQEVLIRHLHKETAAWVDDYRRSTAEVAAR; this is encoded by the coding sequence ATGGCTCGATTCCCCAAACCCCCTGAAGGCAGTTGGACGCAGCACTATCCCGACCTGGGTACCGAGCCGGTGTCCTACGAGGACTGTGCCAACCCGGAGTTCTACGAACTCGAGCGCAAGGCGATCTTCCGGCGCGCATGGCTGAATGTCGGCCGGGTCGAACAACTTCCGCGCAAAGGCAGTTACTTCACCAAAGAGCTCAAGGTCGTCAACACCTCGATCATCGTGGTGCGCAACAACGCCGGTGAGGTCAAGGCGTTCCACAACATCTGCCGGCACCGCGGCAACAAGCTGGTGTGGAACGAACTGCCCCAGGAGGAGACCAGCGGATTCTGCAAGCAGTTCACCTGCAAGTACCACGCCTGGCGGTACGGCCTCGACGGCAACCTGACCTTCGTGCAGCAGGAGGAGGAGTTCTTCGACCTCGACAAGAGCCGTTACGGGCTGGTGCCGGTGCACTGCGACGTGTGGGAGGGCTTCATCTTCGTCAACTTCGCGCGCGAGCCCGAGCAGTCGCTGCGCGAGTTCCTCGGCCCGATGATCACCGCGCTCGAGGGTTACCCGTTCGGGAAGTTGACCTCACGCTGGTACTACCGCTCCGAGGTCAAGGCGAACTGGAAGCTGTACATGGACGCGTTCCAGGAGTTCTATCACGCGCCCATCCTGCACGCGAACCAGACGCCGACGAAGTTCGCCAAGGCGGCCGCGGAGGCCGGATTCGAGGCGCCGCACTACCGCATCGACGGACCGCACCGGCTGGTGAGCACTTCGGGCGTGCGGAACTGGGAGCTGGACTCCGAATCGCGTAAACGGGTCGAAGAGATCTGCCGGAGCGGCCTTTTCGGCCCCTGGGACCAGCCCGATCTCGGGCCGATGCCGGACGGGGTCAACCCGGCCAAGTGTGACCCCTGGGGGCTGGACTCGTTCCAGCTCTTCCCGAACTTCACCATCCTGATCTGGAGCCAGGGGTGGTATCTGACCTACCACTACTGGCCGACGTCCTACAACAGCCACATCTTCGAGGGCACCCTGTACTTCGCGCCACCGCGCAGCCCGCGGGAACGCATCGCCCAGGAGTTGGCGGCGGCGACGTTCAAGGAGTACGCGCTGCAGGACGCCAACACCCTGGAGGCCACCCAGTCGATGATCGAGTCCGGGGTGATCGACGACTTCCTGCTGTGTGACCAGGAGGTGCTGATCCGCCACCTGCACAAGGAGACCGCTGCCTGGGTCGACGACTACCGGCGCAGCACCGCGGAGGTGGCGGCGCGATGA
- a CDS encoding TauD/TfdA dioxygenase family protein produces MTLTITKLTAFVGAQVTGVDADRLAGDDALAAEVLEALETHGVLVFPRLGLSPEAQVAFCRRLGEVDHSSDGHHPVAGIYPVSLDPAKNTSAAYLRATFDWHIDGCTPVDGGYPQKATVLTAVQVADRGGETEFASSYAAYDALSEQEKRHVESLRVVHSLEASQRRVNPDPTPEELARWRARPTHEHPLVWTHRSGRRSLVLGASADYVVGMDREAGRALLEDLLARATVAERVYRHHWSVGDTVIWDNRGVLHRAAPYAPDSAREMLRTTVLGDEPIE; encoded by the coding sequence ATGACCCTGACCATCACGAAACTCACCGCGTTCGTCGGCGCGCAGGTGACCGGTGTCGACGCCGACCGGCTCGCCGGCGACGACGCGCTCGCCGCGGAAGTGCTCGAGGCGCTGGAAACCCACGGCGTGCTGGTGTTTCCGCGGCTGGGGCTGAGTCCGGAGGCCCAGGTGGCGTTCTGCCGGCGGCTCGGCGAGGTGGACCACTCCTCGGACGGACATCATCCGGTGGCCGGCATCTATCCGGTGTCCCTCGACCCCGCGAAGAACACGTCGGCGGCGTATCTGCGGGCCACCTTCGACTGGCATATCGACGGCTGCACACCGGTCGACGGCGGTTATCCGCAGAAGGCCACGGTGCTGACCGCCGTGCAGGTCGCCGACCGCGGCGGCGAAACCGAGTTCGCCAGCTCCTACGCCGCCTACGACGCGCTGAGCGAGCAGGAGAAGCGCCACGTCGAGTCGTTGCGGGTGGTGCACTCGCTGGAGGCGTCGCAACGGCGGGTCAACCCCGACCCCACACCGGAGGAGTTGGCACGCTGGCGTGCCCGCCCGACCCACGAACACCCACTGGTGTGGACCCACCGCAGTGGGCGCAGGTCGCTGGTGCTCGGTGCGTCGGCCGACTACGTCGTCGGCATGGATCGCGAGGCCGGCCGGGCGCTGCTGGAAGACCTGCTGGCCCGGGCCACCGTGGCCGAGCGGGTCTACCGCCACCACTGGTCCGTCGGCGACACGGTGATCTGGGACAACCGCGGGGTGCTGCACCGCGCCGCACCGTACGCCCCGGACTCGGCGCGCGAGATGCTGCGCACCACGGTGCTGGGGGACGAGCCGATCGAGTGA
- a CDS encoding metal-dependent hydrolase family protein: MSTTTVLRAARWADVDAGVVRSPGVVVVTDDRITAVNPAEPPPGAGVIDLGDVTLLPGLMDMELNLLIGGPGGPDGLPNPMHGVQDDPVYRTLRAAVNARTTLEAGFTTVRNLGLMVKTGGYLLDVALQRAIDAEWHVGPRIWPAGHAVTPYGGHLDPTVFQRLAPGIMPLSVAEGIANGVDDVRACVRYQIRHGAKVIKVSASGGVMSHSTAPGAQQYSDEEFAAIADEAHRAGVRVAAHAVGDSAIRACIRAGIDCIEHGFLASDDTVKMMADTGTFLVSTTYLTEAMAVDRIAPELRRKAAEVFPRAREMLPKAIAAGVRIACGTDAPAIPHGQNAKELCALVDRGMSPMQALRAATVTSAELIEADDELGRIAPGYLADIIAVPGDPSRDITATLDVRFVMKNGRVYKNDGG; encoded by the coding sequence GTGAGCACGACCACCGTCCTGCGGGCCGCCCGCTGGGCCGACGTCGACGCCGGAGTGGTGCGCTCGCCGGGCGTCGTGGTCGTCACCGACGACCGGATCACCGCGGTCAACCCGGCCGAACCGCCGCCCGGCGCCGGCGTGATCGACCTCGGCGACGTCACCCTGCTGCCCGGCCTGATGGACATGGAGCTGAACCTGCTCATCGGTGGCCCGGGCGGACCCGACGGCCTGCCCAACCCGATGCACGGGGTGCAGGACGATCCCGTCTATCGCACGCTGCGCGCCGCGGTCAACGCCCGCACCACGCTGGAGGCGGGCTTCACCACCGTGCGCAACCTCGGTCTGATGGTCAAGACCGGGGGATATCTGCTCGACGTCGCTCTGCAGCGCGCGATCGACGCCGAATGGCATGTGGGGCCGCGGATCTGGCCTGCCGGGCATGCGGTCACCCCGTACGGGGGGCACCTCGATCCGACCGTGTTCCAGCGGCTCGCCCCGGGCATCATGCCGCTGTCGGTGGCCGAGGGCATCGCCAACGGTGTCGACGACGTCCGCGCCTGCGTGCGCTATCAGATCCGGCACGGTGCCAAGGTGATCAAGGTGTCGGCATCGGGTGGGGTGATGTCGCACAGCACCGCACCCGGGGCGCAGCAGTACTCCGACGAGGAGTTCGCCGCGATCGCCGACGAGGCGCATCGCGCCGGGGTGCGCGTCGCCGCGCACGCGGTGGGGGACAGCGCGATCCGGGCCTGTATCCGCGCCGGCATCGACTGCATCGAGCACGGTTTTCTGGCCAGTGACGACACCGTCAAGATGATGGCCGACACCGGGACGTTCCTGGTGTCGACCACCTACCTCACCGAGGCGATGGCCGTCGACCGCATCGCCCCGGAGCTGCGCAGGAAGGCCGCCGAGGTCTTTCCCCGCGCCCGGGAGATGCTGCCCAAGGCCATCGCGGCCGGGGTGCGCATCGCCTGCGGCACCGACGCGCCGGCCATCCCGCACGGCCAGAACGCCAAGGAGCTGTGCGCGCTGGTCGACCGGGGGATGAGCCCGATGCAGGCGCTGCGGGCCGCCACCGTCACCAGCGCCGAGCTGATCGAGGCCGATGACGAACTAGGCCGCATCGCACCCGGCTATCTGGCCGATATCATCGCGGTTCCCGGTGACCCGTCGCGCGACATCACCGCCACGCTCGACGTGCGGTTCGTCATGAAGAATGGGCGGGTCTACAAGAACGACGGGGGCTAG
- a CDS encoding thiolase family protein → MGLRGEAAIIGYVELPPERLTKALSGPPAPFILEQWADLAAAALADAGLPAESVDGIVTSHLAESEIFVPSTIAEYLGVRANFAELVDLGGASAAAMVWRAAAAVELGICDVVVCALPARYNTPNSDRKPKPLTDAVFFGSSSNQYGSPQAEFEIPYGNLGQNAPYGQVATRYGAVYGYDERAMAKIVVDQRVNANHTEGAVWRDTPLTVEDVLASPVIADPLRKLEIVMPCVGGAAVVVANADVARRARNRPVWIRGFGEHVPFKTPTYAEDLLQTPLTQAAETAFTMAGLGRGDIDMVSIYDCYTITVLLSLEDAGFCAKGEGMQFVAEHDLTFRGDFPMNTAGGQLGFGQAGLAGGMHHVCDATRQIMGRAKAAQVADCHRAFVSGNGGILSEQTALILEGD, encoded by the coding sequence ATGGGGTTACGTGGCGAAGCAGCGATCATAGGCTACGTCGAACTGCCCCCGGAGCGGCTGACCAAGGCGCTGAGCGGGCCGCCGGCGCCGTTCATCCTCGAGCAGTGGGCCGATCTCGCGGCCGCTGCGCTCGCCGACGCCGGCCTGCCGGCCGAGTCGGTGGACGGCATCGTGACATCGCATCTGGCCGAATCGGAGATCTTCGTACCGTCGACCATCGCCGAATACCTCGGGGTGCGGGCCAACTTCGCCGAACTGGTCGATCTGGGCGGTGCCAGCGCGGCCGCGATGGTCTGGCGGGCCGCGGCGGCCGTCGAACTCGGCATCTGCGATGTGGTGGTGTGCGCACTGCCGGCGCGCTACAACACGCCCAACTCCGACCGCAAGCCCAAACCGCTCACCGATGCGGTGTTCTTCGGTTCGTCGAGCAACCAATACGGTTCGCCGCAGGCCGAATTCGAGATCCCGTACGGCAACCTCGGGCAGAACGCCCCGTACGGTCAGGTGGCCACCCGTTACGGCGCGGTCTACGGCTACGACGAGCGGGCGATGGCTAAGATCGTGGTCGATCAGCGCGTCAACGCCAACCACACCGAGGGTGCCGTTTGGCGCGACACCCCACTGACCGTCGAGGACGTCCTGGCCAGCCCGGTGATCGCCGACCCGCTGCGCAAACTCGAGATCGTGATGCCGTGTGTGGGCGGCGCCGCGGTCGTGGTGGCCAACGCCGACGTCGCCCGGCGGGCCCGCAACCGCCCGGTGTGGATTCGCGGTTTCGGCGAACACGTTCCGTTCAAGACCCCGACCTATGCGGAGGACCTGCTGCAGACCCCGCTGACCCAGGCCGCCGAGACCGCGTTCACGATGGCCGGTCTCGGCCGCGGCGACATCGACATGGTCTCGATCTACGACTGCTACACGATCACCGTGCTGCTGTCGCTGGAGGACGCCGGCTTCTGCGCCAAGGGTGAGGGCATGCAGTTCGTGGCCGAGCACGACCTGACCTTCCGCGGCGACTTCCCGATGAACACCGCAGGCGGGCAGCTCGGCTTCGGCCAGGCGGGACTCGCCGGCGGCATGCACCACGTCTGCGATGCCACCCGACAGATCATGGGGCGCGCGAAGGCGGCCCAGGTCGCCGACTGCCACCGCGCGTTCGTGTCCGGCAACGGCGGCATTCTGTCCGAGCAGACCGCGCTGATCCTCGAGGGGGACTGA
- a CDS encoding SDR family NAD(P)-dependent oxidoreductase, whose amino-acid sequence MSRVAVVTGGASGMGEAICHELGARGHRIGVLDINAEGAERVSDELRAEGVTAVGIGVDVSDRAGVDAAFAKVRAQLGPVHILVTSAGVVDFCPFTEITVESWTRLLDVNLTGAFHCCQAAIPDMLDAGWGRIVMISSSSAQRGSPQMAHYAASKGALLSLTKSLAREYGRAGITVNNIPPSGIETPMQHAGQAAGHLPSNEQMAAGIPVGHLGTPADIAAAVGFLCSEQAGFITGQILGVNGGSVL is encoded by the coding sequence ATGAGCCGCGTGGCCGTGGTGACCGGGGGAGCGTCGGGAATGGGCGAGGCGATCTGCCACGAACTCGGCGCCCGGGGTCACAGGATCGGCGTGCTGGACATCAACGCCGAAGGAGCCGAACGGGTTTCCGACGAGCTACGCGCCGAGGGCGTCACCGCGGTCGGGATCGGCGTCGACGTCAGCGACCGTGCCGGGGTCGATGCCGCGTTCGCGAAGGTCCGCGCCCAACTGGGACCGGTGCACATCCTGGTGACCAGCGCGGGGGTGGTGGATTTCTGCCCGTTCACCGAGATCACCGTCGAGTCCTGGACCCGGCTGCTCGACGTCAACCTGACCGGCGCCTTCCACTGCTGCCAGGCGGCGATACCCGACATGCTCGACGCCGGCTGGGGCCGGATCGTGATGATCTCCTCCTCGAGCGCGCAGCGCGGGTCGCCGCAGATGGCGCATTACGCCGCGTCCAAAGGCGCGCTGCTGTCGTTGACGAAATCGCTGGCGCGCGAATACGGGCGGGCCGGGATCACGGTCAACAACATCCCGCCGTCGGGTATCGAGACCCCGATGCAGCATGCCGGGCAGGCGGCCGGCCATCTGCCGTCCAATGAACAGATGGCCGCCGGTATCCCGGTCGGCCATCTGGGCACCCCCGCCGACATCGCGGCCGCGGTCGGGTTCCTGTGTTCGGAGCAGGCGGGATTCATCACCGGTCAGATTCTCGGAGTCAACGGCGGATCGGTGTTGTGA
- a CDS encoding MarR family winged helix-turn-helix transcriptional regulator produces the protein MELVDNTLWHLKQAWYFALTAVNDAVSRHGVSTAQIGVLRQLATEPGLSGAELARRLLITPQGVQLALKSLEKRGLIERRPDPEHARILKVFLTDEGRRVAAAAVRDAIAAHEQVFSVLTPEEQQTLRELLARVVEKGTGHTLHIDHIGE, from the coding sequence ATGGAGCTGGTCGACAACACGCTGTGGCATCTCAAGCAGGCGTGGTATTTCGCGCTGACCGCCGTGAACGACGCGGTGAGCCGTCATGGGGTCAGCACCGCCCAGATCGGCGTGTTGCGTCAGCTGGCCACCGAGCCGGGGCTGTCCGGTGCGGAGTTGGCGCGTCGGCTGCTGATCACCCCGCAGGGGGTGCAGTTGGCGCTGAAGTCACTCGAGAAGCGCGGGCTGATCGAACGCCGGCCCGATCCCGAGCACGCCCGGATCCTGAAGGTCTTCCTCACCGACGAGGGCCGCAGGGTGGCGGCCGCCGCGGTACGCGACGCCATCGCGGCCCACGAGCAGGTGTTCAGCGTGCTCACCCCTGAAGAACAGCAGACGTTGCGCGAACTGCTCGCCCGGGTGGTGGAGAAGGGCACCGGGCATACGCTGCACATCGACCACATCGGGGAGTGA